A part of Gemmatimonas groenlandica genomic DNA contains:
- a CDS encoding M14 family zinc carboxypeptidase — translation MTRAFVSRTLAALCLVSSATTAGAQRRATPAIPSPASILGWEPGADRKLPSWKQVTDYFAAVDKASPHVSVRTLGKTTLGRPFIVAFISDSATLANLPRYQKIQQQLMDPRLRTAAMRASLIAQGKNVILITSSIHSNEVGGFLTPLVVADRLARADTPEAKSILANTIIMMVPSQNPDGVDIVGDWYRSTLDTPAEGTNPPSLYHFYTGHDNNRDWYAFTQKETRYTVDSLYSPWTPQIVNDVHQQGANAGRIFIPPYMDPLEPNIDPILTASTNALGMAMAWRMTADGKTGIATNASYDQWSPARQYSLNHRGARILTETASARLASSIDLPFDKLGTGRGYDAKVASWNFPAVWPGGRWGIGDIVSYQVSATWALLVQAARDRGAWLESYATLGERALAADHPWTTTDVPAMYVISKQQSDPAALTRLLWTLQHGQVVVHESQPAGSYLVPTAQPFGSYAKALLERQAYPNLQEYPGGPPKRPYDVTAHTLPLLFGVDIQAVKAPTMQLGAVVKPVAEPTYNVSGLSGTSGKRIAIYQSYSASMDEGWTRWVFDANRIPFTTLHDRDVRAGGLRAKFDAILLPDQPAAQLRRGLAAPYPDSLRGGLGEAGAAALKAFVAEGGALLAFNEASEYAIEALALPVTNVLANVRNTDFYAPGSMFAVEVNRAHPVAATYRAPTPAVWFEDSPTFAITDTTKASVVLRYQSAGDPLLSGWLLGGARLNGRAAMVDAAVGTGHVYLYGFRPQYRAQTNATWPLIWSAILR, via the coding sequence ATGACCCGTGCTTTCGTTTCGCGTACGTTGGCCGCACTCTGCCTCGTGTCGTCGGCCACCACCGCTGGCGCGCAACGACGCGCGACGCCCGCGATTCCCTCGCCGGCGAGTATTCTCGGGTGGGAGCCTGGCGCCGATCGAAAGCTCCCTTCGTGGAAGCAAGTGACGGACTACTTCGCGGCCGTCGATAAGGCCAGCCCGCATGTCTCGGTGCGTACGCTGGGCAAGACCACGCTGGGACGTCCGTTCATCGTGGCCTTCATCAGCGACTCGGCCACGCTCGCCAACCTGCCGCGCTATCAGAAGATCCAGCAGCAACTGATGGATCCACGTTTGCGCACGGCGGCCATGCGAGCATCGCTGATTGCACAAGGCAAGAACGTCATTCTGATCACGTCGAGCATTCACTCCAACGAAGTCGGGGGATTTCTGACGCCGCTGGTGGTCGCCGACCGCCTCGCACGCGCCGACACACCGGAAGCCAAGTCGATTCTCGCCAACACGATCATCATGATGGTGCCAAGCCAGAACCCCGACGGCGTCGATATCGTCGGTGACTGGTATCGCAGCACACTCGACACGCCGGCCGAAGGCACGAATCCGCCGTCGCTGTACCACTTCTACACGGGACACGACAACAACCGCGACTGGTACGCCTTCACGCAGAAGGAGACCCGCTATACGGTGGACTCGCTGTATTCGCCGTGGACGCCGCAGATCGTGAACGATGTGCACCAGCAAGGCGCCAACGCGGGCCGTATCTTCATTCCGCCGTACATGGATCCGCTCGAGCCAAACATCGACCCAATTCTCACCGCGAGCACCAACGCGCTGGGCATGGCGATGGCGTGGCGCATGACCGCCGACGGCAAGACGGGCATTGCCACCAACGCGTCGTACGATCAATGGTCACCGGCGCGCCAGTATTCGCTGAATCACCGCGGTGCGCGTATTCTCACGGAAACGGCGAGTGCACGACTGGCGTCGTCGATTGATCTCCCGTTCGACAAGCTCGGCACAGGGCGCGGTTATGACGCCAAGGTCGCATCGTGGAATTTTCCCGCGGTGTGGCCGGGCGGTCGCTGGGGCATCGGCGACATCGTGTCGTATCAGGTGAGCGCGACGTGGGCGCTGCTGGTGCAGGCGGCGCGCGACCGCGGCGCTTGGCTCGAGAGCTATGCGACGCTTGGTGAGCGGGCGCTGGCGGCTGATCATCCGTGGACGACGACCGACGTGCCAGCGATGTACGTGATTTCGAAACAACAGAGCGATCCCGCCGCCCTCACGCGACTGCTGTGGACGCTGCAGCACGGGCAAGTGGTGGTCCACGAAAGTCAGCCTGCTGGCAGCTACCTCGTGCCGACCGCACAACCATTCGGGTCGTATGCCAAGGCGTTGCTGGAGCGACAGGCCTACCCGAATCTGCAGGAGTACCCGGGGGGTCCGCCGAAACGTCCATACGACGTCACGGCGCACACGCTGCCGCTGTTGTTCGGCGTGGATATCCAGGCGGTGAAAGCACCGACGATGCAACTCGGTGCCGTCGTGAAGCCGGTGGCCGAGCCGACGTACAACGTATCGGGCTTGAGTGGCACGAGTGGCAAGCGCATCGCCATTTACCAGAGCTACAGCGCGTCGATGGACGAAGGGTGGACACGGTGGGTGTTCGACGCCAACCGCATTCCGTTCACCACGCTGCACGATCGTGATGTCCGCGCCGGCGGACTGCGGGCGAAATTCGACGCGATTCTGCTGCCGGATCAGCCCGCCGCACAGCTCCGTCGCGGCCTCGCGGCGCCGTATCCGGATTCCCTGCGTGGCGGCCTCGGTGAGGCCGGCGCCGCTGCCCTCAAGGCCTTTGTGGCGGAAGGTGGCGCGTTGCTCGCCTTCAACGAGGCCAGTGAGTATGCCATCGAAGCGCTGGCGCTGCCCGTCACGAATGTCCTGGCGAATGTGCGCAACACCGACTTCTACGCACCGGGCTCGATGTTCGCCGTCGAGGTGAATCGCGCGCATCCGGTCGCAGCGACCTACCGTGCCCCGACACCTGCCGTCTGGTTCGAGGACAGTCCCACGTTTGCGATAACCGACACAACCAAAGCGAGCGTCGTGTTGCGCTATCAATCGGCGGGCGATCCACTGCTCTCCGGCTGGCTTCTGGGCGGAGCACGCCTGAACGGCCGCGCCGCGATGGTCGATGCCGCGGTTGGGACGGGCCATGTCTATCTCTACGGTTTCCGCCCGCAGTATCGCGCGCAAACCAACGCGACCTGGCCTCTCATCTGGAGTGCGATTCTGCGCTAG
- a CDS encoding alpha-hydroxy acid oxidase — protein MPTSTPLINLHNFEAAAADVLPRMVYDYYAGGANDEVALGAAHAAWNDITLRYRVLRDVSERSQRTEVLGHTLDWPVFVAPMAFQQLAHADGEVATAMAAEATGAGMILSTLSNRTIEAVRAGTSGPLWFQLYIYRDRGVTAELVRRAERAGCTALVLAVDAPLLGRRERDLLNGLHLPPDVPVPNLGVTLRDTLAADRDVTGSQISALAEFFDRHWDPSIAWRDLAWLRSITTLPILVKGVVRGDDAVLAIEHGAAGVIVSNHGGRQLDTAIPTARALPGVADALRGRGTVLVDGGIRRGTDVIKALAMGAQAVLLGRPVLWGLAVNGQPGAKQVLQLLKDECDLALALAGCRTPAEVTADLIA, from the coding sequence ATGCCCACGTCGACGCCACTGATCAATCTGCACAATTTTGAGGCCGCTGCCGCCGACGTGCTGCCGCGCATGGTCTACGACTACTACGCCGGTGGCGCGAACGACGAGGTGGCGCTGGGCGCGGCACACGCGGCCTGGAATGACATCACCCTGCGATATCGGGTGCTGCGGGACGTCTCCGAGCGCTCACAGCGCACCGAAGTCCTTGGGCACACCCTCGATTGGCCCGTGTTCGTGGCCCCGATGGCGTTCCAGCAGCTCGCGCATGCGGACGGCGAGGTCGCCACGGCGATGGCGGCGGAGGCGACGGGCGCGGGTATGATTCTCTCGACGCTGTCGAACCGGACGATCGAGGCCGTGCGCGCCGGCACGTCGGGTCCCCTCTGGTTTCAGCTCTACATCTATCGCGATCGCGGCGTAACGGCGGAGCTCGTGCGGCGGGCCGAGCGCGCGGGGTGCACGGCACTCGTACTGGCCGTTGACGCGCCGCTCCTGGGAAGGCGGGAGCGCGATCTCCTCAACGGCCTTCACCTGCCGCCGGACGTGCCGGTGCCCAATCTCGGGGTAACGCTGCGTGACACGCTCGCCGCTGATCGTGATGTAACTGGGTCGCAGATCTCGGCGCTGGCGGAGTTCTTCGATCGACACTGGGATCCGTCGATCGCGTGGCGCGACCTCGCCTGGCTGCGGTCGATTACGACGCTCCCTATTCTGGTGAAGGGCGTCGTCCGAGGCGACGATGCGGTGCTGGCCATCGAGCACGGCGCGGCCGGCGTGATCGTATCCAACCACGGCGGCCGTCAGCTCGACACCGCGATCCCCACCGCCCGCGCGTTACCCGGGGTGGCCGACGCCCTTCGCGGGCGCGGCACCGTGCTCGTGGACGGTGGCATTCGCCGAGGCACCGATGTGATCAAGGCGCTCGCCATGGGTGCCCAGGCCGTCCTCCTTGGACGCCCGGTGCTCTGGGGGCTCGCGGTGAACGGCCAGCCAGGCGCGAAGCAGGTGCTGCAGTTGTTGAAGGACGAATGCGACCTCGCCCTTGCGCTCGCCGGCTGTCGCACGCCGGCCGAGGTCACAGCCGACCTGATCGCCTGA